A genome region from Fibrobacterota bacterium includes the following:
- a CDS encoding DUF2341 domain-containing protein, giving the protein MRPPLAIRAGLRLCAALLLLAATAHAGPYDTWATYKTITINTTNSGGGANVTSTQTTYPILIRLLTANASDVLSDALANGADVRFSSSDGATALPYQIESWGATEADIWVLVPSIAGNASTDIRIYWGKSGQTDASSASSVFTTGNNFQGVWHLGETSGSITDATSNGLSGTRNGNAASTTGAIGTGQTFDGTGDYFQTGAFNQVGFGTLFTASAWVYLSSGVASPGTLFSKGNDGTWSSQESNFYFGDNTTNSNEQGRYPAFVGHTRAYIAGNTAVGTDAWHQVTYVYNSTGPVKQVYIDGTSQTLTFSNFTGGTDNTGDLLFIGRKIAGESNNDFNGKMDELEISNAARSADWIKLNYQTQKSSQTAVTYSATAAPTVYWNRNAVLTSSTDFNKAYNWTTKADGTGSMAASGTDDDFTSDTKNAAWTMYDNDGYADTQTPYYSLTDNADQLTLRGRGSDISGATNQFVAAYRSDITGDFDVSVKMVSQSAADPWSKAGIMMADNIATLTNGGYAALSVTPSNGFHFQYDISGNVGELETFTSTGSVTFPCWLRMVKSGTSVTAYYRTATTSAWTQVGTAQTPQSTGANSQIALFVTSHTSSVTSTVVFDEFQGGTTLSSGLNLSFNGTSANDDANSTMSAAYTAASIDFTNYTGTFNFGSSTLSISTGDATFYSGMTVTAGTGTLAFTGTSGTQNFTPKSGATLPTITESGTGGTVLVNTNGLTTGAFTQSAGTWQWGTGLTHSIASISTSGGSMDFGSSTVQVTTGDANLRSLTAVTPGTGTLAMTGSSGIQVLTPPSGISLPAITSTGAATLQLSTNTLNCLSYAQTAGVLDFNGEDVTTTGNFTLTNGNASAFTNLTGRTLTVGGNASFAGSAGNLVDLNLGAWTITTAGTLTADYATIYGSDASGGSKGVATHSYNAKSNTNWLFSVPATLSNLTKSVRLNFNTTSSGANVSGNVVNFPLFLRFTSSNLTFSATSDSGTDLIFVDKDGTTLKHQVVEWDKPNQTGKVWVKVPQVDGNSATDYITLYYGCDSCTTNAYARSDSVFGVFKSVFHLNAPEAKAYDATTLANHGTFVSNLPNLANGGIVSKNAAVFDGSASSYIDVPNESNYDLTTNISVWAWIKVGTFNKAYQAIVTKGGGTFRLTRHNTTNFMYFACNKTGATLASGGAVNVNDGSWHLVVGTFAGDSTRLYVDGARDGTASVLTPSITTNDTDLYIGENAGGLGTGFNGDISEVRIGNTATALSSDFIKLSYETQKTTSTFLTAYTTASFQNSKTFKLNTTASGANIAADVTNFPVLIRLSGVTALAANNSGTTVPTDVRFLDGDGVTWLDYQIERWDRTGGIDSGEVWVRVPTVEGNYAGHSITMYYKQAASVSGTMADGQCASCVFQTSNNFIGDWHLNTSGTGARPDAVGSAGSLTTNNYSGSEFKGGVIAGADSLNGSNQYLSIASGLADWSNGFTYTGWAYWSSTATGARLFDFGNGSGVDNLYYGRQGTSTTSYAEIVNNTTAGGVKTATGAIATGVWGHFALTINGTALKLYKNGVLAGSGTSSQSLRNVTRTNNYLGKSNYGTDLYYQGKYDEIAIANVARDSNWIKLCYQNQRRDSTPLFNPSPSDFKYTQKLVFNTTKTGANVTGNVANYPMLVRLTGLAAYGVNGSGTTAPTDIRFLDGDGTTWLNYQVERWDRTGGIDSAEIWVLVPQVDGNSDHDFITLYYQANGVTVADGQCGSCVFSTSDSHTGVWHLSEETAGTGTASVYKDATGDAYHGTDMISATGRNGVIGRGHQFGSGNDYVELVASSNFLPATSTPVTLSTWFNATSFSGSAGGNRMFTITKSDSSATAFGLAASGVSSSNRVEPYINGNTVRGNTVLSTATWYHAAWTWDGSGTYKLYVNGSLDSTYSSQTLSFAGNTSTARIGIRSTNNINPWNGYFDEVRWSQTVRSADWIKLDYETQRATGNKFWNSRAGPNNKATLTATATSSSNISLSWSSAVSDSSKADSVGIWVKYSGYPDSVGSGSTFVAKLIKTDTTYNYPATYPTTYYFALAVRDTSGKWSPFTSASSDSATLVGVTMPDTIYVDSATGLAANSCASAQNPSTPKKTIKDALACGASATDTLVVRVMPGTYTDSVFSITTKPSIVTSFDNNSRAVMFGHGSGTLDGGARLWTLVLYGNMGIRNLDVKCLINSDVGVYVTGADNVFVEGCRIYNTASNNKHGDAIELRGTNNQHHIANNLIYQPIYYGILTENDNSFNVVNNVFVGSGGTTVGFSQFVNASATDATVSNNIFYNWGTGITSFLANIGSCSNNLFFGVTTGQNTTTTTCTGSVTADPLFANTTPTDRNAFKLLPGSPAIDAGTTTYGSGAGACTRRTPADYFGTARPLGTAPDIGLYEGTGYTPNPSGEFDTLAVTSTATTITVQNSKWKLIWDQARGAGITQFFDKVTSSANLLASNSLLFDAKIDSYTASSQTTAGPVLSLIEGTRARAVIRQRLPVSASLDLNIYYSVYSSGHVYIESELSNLAASTTTVGTVDYTLKLGTTTAAYTSAGTNNGFGYLTTSSRGALLSVTRNLDGGASGSETWATSTAASGSPGTVLFNTTDLANLSQNTVRRHDFLLYVGDNSLTFDKAAAINADAYTPSTLSMSAGTLIGERSWQDLIQGHWTFDDGAGSTARDKSVNNLNNATLGGANYKWTTGKVGGGVLFTTTDSAYVASTSVLNPANGFTVMFWLKPDFTMGDTALILSKGLSNANGWYCRKVTGVNKVIFTMGAATVTSPTLTDGAWTHIAVVADAGSNRQLEMYVNGVQTAASTAAATATSNSANLVFGYASGAIANAKFKGTLDDVRIYNRELPGSDVQSVYDFGFSSRYGHYALRADNNNRVVALINGGAAQTRVQPAFYISNWFGPRDPKYVFLNGTKLKTNVDYVVDSISTAYSGNYLTLQLNKILTGADQTLFIDDDDSTGFMGTATAMKSLTITSTSGKIAIKNFTDTVFSGASSGQWYMELGLKGWTTPTGTPSTTLDSGFGEIMKWKAAAVSPNVAVSSAFQLAGYSYKSGRVLSSLKLDATSPEMFASGLGYLSPATNTYTLVDSSSTRLSLTLSTDSLTGEGTAAVTKRFTFYPTGRVFVSYQVRNQSINFDTPRLDLSAGYDGNNATASWSTTTATANARWALLGGDLNFHPIGMAILSVKNATSTYSTSAALTGGSTFYSQQTGSSEQSALQFYMPLSQWTSANKPVTVNYMMDFSKKFADSATADSLLKDSQIPAVLTAITGTRVTNDALDFNADNFAEGDGAYTYAASSGIASFRFVNTVTSFYPAFRISSWTQGTLPDFVVLDNQVLTRGYHYNAYLNTASNEVVMQFNKTLAPGTHVFFISQKSGLAVKLNRFEATGGDGVDSLAWTTESEFENLGFYVWRRYVPSGAADSIVAKDSLAYAGRLAAAKASAGPAQAPAGKASAEGNAPDTLPSASLSSKELAGLGYVRITPKPIPGAQGGSSASTRDYVFLDRTATFGSAYQYLLEAVDFNGGSVFYGPRAGRPGNPFTTELLPNYPNPFNPITTLRFSLREKLKVSLIIYDSRGRVVRTLVRPDKALAAGKYSVMWDARNEGGIEAPSGQYFYRFTAGRYVKSRKMLLIK; this is encoded by the coding sequence ATGAGACCGCCGCTGGCGATCCGCGCCGGGCTTAGGCTTTGCGCGGCTCTGCTGCTGCTGGCCGCCACCGCCCACGCAGGTCCCTACGACACCTGGGCCACGTACAAGACCATCACCATCAATACGACGAACTCGGGCGGCGGCGCCAACGTAACCAGCACGCAGACCACCTATCCCATCCTCATACGGTTGCTGACGGCCAATGCCAGCGACGTCTTGAGCGACGCCTTGGCGAACGGGGCCGACGTGCGCTTCTCCAGCTCGGACGGGGCTACGGCGCTTCCCTACCAGATCGAGTCTTGGGGCGCGACGGAGGCGGACATCTGGGTGCTGGTGCCCTCGATAGCGGGCAATGCCAGCACGGACATCCGGATATACTGGGGCAAGAGCGGGCAGACCGATGCTTCCAGCGCATCCTCCGTGTTCACGACCGGGAATAATTTCCAAGGCGTATGGCATCTCGGCGAAACCTCGGGCAGCATCACGGATGCCACCTCGAACGGGCTGAGCGGCACGCGCAACGGCAATGCCGCCAGCACGACCGGCGCCATCGGGACGGGGCAGACCTTCGATGGAACCGGGGATTATTTCCAGACCGGCGCCTTCAATCAGGTCGGCTTCGGAACCCTCTTCACCGCTTCGGCCTGGGTCTACTTGTCCAGCGGCGTGGCCAGTCCGGGAACCCTATTCTCCAAGGGGAACGACGGCACCTGGTCCAGCCAGGAATCGAATTTCTATTTCGGCGACAATACCACGAATTCGAACGAGCAAGGACGCTATCCGGCGTTTGTCGGCCACACCCGGGCGTACATCGCTGGCAACACCGCGGTGGGAACCGATGCCTGGCACCAGGTCACCTACGTCTACAACAGCACCGGACCGGTCAAGCAGGTCTATATCGACGGCACCTCGCAGACCCTTACGTTCAGCAACTTTACCGGCGGCACCGACAACACCGGCGATCTCTTATTCATCGGCCGTAAGATCGCGGGAGAATCCAATAACGATTTCAACGGCAAGATGGACGAGTTGGAAATCTCCAATGCCGCCCGGTCGGCGGACTGGATCAAGCTCAACTATCAGACCCAGAAAAGCAGCCAAACCGCCGTCACCTACAGCGCCACCGCCGCTCCTACCGTTTATTGGAACCGGAATGCCGTACTCACCTCGAGTACCGATTTCAACAAGGCATACAATTGGACCACCAAGGCCGACGGAACGGGCAGCATGGCCGCATCGGGAACGGATGACGATTTCACCTCCGATACCAAGAACGCGGCTTGGACGATGTACGATAACGATGGCTATGCCGATACCCAAACCCCTTACTACAGTCTGACGGATAATGCCGACCAGCTCACCCTTCGCGGCCGGGGCTCGGACATTTCGGGGGCGACCAACCAATTCGTGGCCGCCTACCGAAGCGACATCACGGGCGATTTCGATGTTTCCGTGAAGATGGTATCCCAGAGCGCCGCCGACCCCTGGTCCAAGGCGGGCATCATGATGGCCGATAATATCGCAACCCTGACCAATGGCGGCTATGCCGCATTGTCGGTAACGCCTTCGAATGGTTTTCACTTCCAATACGACATTTCCGGCAATGTGGGCGAACTCGAAACTTTTACCTCGACCGGTTCCGTAACCTTCCCCTGCTGGCTACGCATGGTCAAAAGCGGTACCTCGGTCACCGCGTATTACCGAACCGCCACCACGAGCGCCTGGACGCAAGTCGGGACCGCCCAAACTCCGCAAAGCACCGGAGCCAATTCGCAAATCGCCCTGTTCGTTACATCGCATACGTCCAGCGTCACGTCTACCGTGGTATTCGACGAATTCCAAGGTGGCACCACCCTGTCCTCCGGCCTCAACTTGTCCTTCAACGGAACGAGCGCCAACGACGATGCCAACTCGACCATGAGCGCGGCCTATACCGCCGCCTCCATCGATTTCACCAATTACACGGGGACGTTCAACTTCGGGTCCTCAACCCTTTCAATCAGCACCGGCGATGCCACCTTCTATTCCGGGATGACCGTCACCGCGGGGACCGGCACCTTGGCCTTCACCGGCACCTCGGGCACCCAGAATTTTACGCCCAAGAGCGGAGCCACTTTACCCACCATCACGGAATCCGGAACCGGGGGAACCGTTCTGGTGAATACCAACGGTCTCACGACAGGCGCGTTCACCCAGAGCGCCGGCACGTGGCAATGGGGGACCGGGCTTACTCATTCGATCGCCTCCATCTCGACTTCGGGGGGATCCATGGATTTCGGCTCCAGTACCGTGCAAGTTACCACAGGGGACGCCAACCTCCGCAGCCTGACCGCGGTGACGCCGGGAACGGGAACCTTGGCCATGACCGGAAGCTCCGGCATCCAGGTGCTTACCCCTCCCTCGGGAATCTCGCTTCCCGCTATCACTAGTACCGGCGCCGCGACCTTGCAGCTTTCCACCAATACCTTGAATTGCCTTTCCTACGCGCAAACCGCCGGCGTCCTGGATTTCAACGGCGAAGACGTCACTACCACGGGCAATTTCACCCTCACCAACGGAAACGCATCGGCATTCACCAATCTCACGGGGCGCACCCTTACGGTGGGCGGAAACGCCAGCTTCGCGGGATCGGCCGGGAACCTGGTCGATCTGAACCTGGGGGCATGGACCATCACGACGGCGGGGACGCTCACGGCCGATTACGCCACGATTTATGGTAGCGATGCCTCGGGGGGTTCAAAAGGCGTCGCCACCCATAGCTATAACGCCAAAAGCAATACCAATTGGCTTTTCAGCGTGCCGGCCACCCTGTCCAATCTCACCAAATCGGTTCGGCTCAACTTCAATACGACCTCATCGGGCGCGAACGTGTCGGGCAATGTCGTCAATTTTCCCCTCTTCCTCCGCTTCACATCGTCGAACCTGACCTTCAGCGCGACCAGTGACAGCGGTACCGACCTCATTTTCGTGGACAAGGATGGCACCACCCTGAAACACCAGGTGGTGGAGTGGGATAAGCCCAACCAAACGGGCAAGGTCTGGGTGAAGGTGCCCCAGGTGGATGGCAACTCCGCCACCGACTACATCACGCTGTATTATGGCTGCGATTCCTGCACCACCAACGCATACGCGCGCTCCGACTCGGTGTTCGGAGTCTTCAAAAGCGTGTTCCACCTGAACGCGCCCGAGGCCAAGGCGTACGATGCCACCACCCTCGCCAACCACGGAACCTTCGTCTCCAACCTGCCCAATCTGGCCAATGGAGGTATCGTCAGCAAGAACGCGGCCGTCTTCGATGGAAGCGCGAGCAGCTATATCGACGTGCCCAATGAATCGAATTACGATTTGACCACGAACATATCGGTATGGGCTTGGATCAAGGTGGGCACCTTCAACAAGGCTTACCAGGCCATCGTGACCAAGGGAGGCGGCACCTTTCGGCTGACCCGCCATAATACCACCAACTTCATGTATTTCGCCTGCAACAAGACCGGCGCGACCTTAGCGTCAGGGGGGGCGGTGAACGTCAATGACGGAAGCTGGCATCTCGTGGTGGGCACTTTCGCGGGCGATAGCACGCGGTTATACGTGGACGGAGCCCGGGACGGAACCGCCTCCGTCCTGACCCCCAGCATCACCACCAATGATACCGATCTCTACATCGGGGAAAATGCGGGGGGCCTCGGAACCGGTTTCAACGGGGACATCAGCGAGGTGCGCATCGGCAATACCGCCACCGCGCTCTCTTCCGACTTCATCAAGCTTTCCTACGAAACCCAGAAAACGACCAGCACCTTTCTGACCGCCTATACCACGGCATCTTTCCAAAACTCGAAGACCTTTAAGCTCAATACCACGGCCTCGGGCGCCAACATCGCGGCCGATGTCACCAATTTTCCAGTATTGATCCGCCTTTCGGGCGTGACCGCGCTCGCCGCGAACAATTCGGGCACAACCGTTCCGACGGATGTCCGCTTCCTGGACGGCGATGGGGTCACCTGGCTGGATTACCAGATCGAGCGCTGGGATCGAACGGGCGGGATCGATTCGGGGGAGGTGTGGGTCAGGGTGCCCACCGTGGAAGGCAATTACGCGGGCCATAGCATCACGATGTATTACAAGCAGGCGGCGAGCGTGAGCGGGACCATGGCCGATGGGCAATGCGCCAGCTGCGTTTTCCAAACCTCGAACAATTTCATCGGGGATTGGCATTTGAATACCAGCGGGACCGGGGCGCGCCCCGATGCGGTGGGCAGCGCGGGTTCCTTGACCACTAACAACTATAGCGGCAGCGAATTCAAGGGAGGGGTAATCGCGGGGGCAGACAGCCTCAACGGCAGCAACCAGTACCTGAGCATCGCTTCGGGGCTTGCCGATTGGTCCAACGGATTCACCTATACGGGCTGGGCCTATTGGTCCAGCACGGCCACCGGCGCCCGCCTGTTCGATTTCGGCAACGGCTCCGGGGTGGACAACCTCTATTATGGTCGCCAGGGAACCTCGACGACTTCCTACGCGGAAATCGTGAACAACACGACCGCGGGAGGCGTGAAGACGGCCACCGGAGCCATAGCCACAGGGGTATGGGGCCATTTCGCCCTCACCATAAACGGGACCGCGCTCAAACTTTACAAGAACGGCGTGCTGGCGGGGAGCGGAACCTCCTCCCAAAGCCTACGCAACGTCACGCGCACCAACAATTACCTGGGCAAATCCAACTATGGTACCGACTTGTATTACCAGGGGAAATACGACGAGATCGCCATCGCCAATGTCGCGCGCGATTCCAATTGGATCAAACTCTGCTACCAGAACCAGCGCCGCGATTCCACCCCCTTGTTCAATCCTTCGCCCTCCGATTTCAAATACACCCAGAAGCTGGTTTTCAACACGACCAAGACGGGCGCGAACGTAACGGGCAACGTAGCCAATTATCCGATGCTGGTCCGGCTGACGGGACTGGCCGCGTATGGAGTGAACGGAAGCGGCACCACCGCTCCGACCGATATCCGTTTCCTGGACGGCGATGGCACGACGTGGCTCAACTACCAGGTGGAGAGATGGGACCGCACCGGAGGGATCGATTCCGCCGAAATCTGGGTGCTCGTGCCCCAGGTGGACGGCAATAGCGATCATGATTTCATCACCCTGTATTACCAGGCCAACGGGGTGACCGTCGCCGACGGGCAATGCGGGAGCTGCGTGTTTTCGACCTCGGATTCGCATACCGGAGTCTGGCACTTGAGCGAAGAAACCGCCGGAACGGGTACGGCGAGCGTCTATAAGGACGCCACCGGCGACGCCTACCATGGTACGGACATGATCAGCGCGACCGGGCGGAACGGGGTCATCGGACGGGGCCATCAGTTCGGCTCTGGCAATGATTATGTCGAACTCGTGGCGTCGAGTAATTTCCTACCCGCCACCTCCACCCCGGTCACGCTGAGCACCTGGTTCAACGCCACCTCCTTCTCGGGATCCGCCGGAGGGAATCGTATGTTTACCATCACCAAATCCGATTCTTCGGCGACCGCCTTCGGTCTCGCCGCCAGCGGAGTGAGCAGCTCCAACCGCGTGGAACCCTACATCAACGGAAACACGGTCCGGGGAAACACCGTCCTCTCCACTGCCACCTGGTACCATGCCGCATGGACCTGGGACGGGTCGGGCACCTACAAGCTGTACGTCAATGGATCGCTCGATTCCACCTATAGCAGTCAAACCCTGTCATTCGCGGGAAATACGTCCACCGCACGCATCGGGATCCGGTCGACCAATAACATAAACCCTTGGAACGGCTATTTCGACGAAGTCCGTTGGAGCCAGACGGTCCGCTCGGCGGATTGGATCAAGCTCGATTACGAAACCCAGCGGGCCACCGGCAACAAATTCTGGAACAGCCGCGCGGGCCCGAACAATAAAGCCACTCTCACCGCCACGGCCACTTCGTCGAGCAACATCAGCTTGTCCTGGTCCTCGGCCGTTTCCGACTCCTCCAAGGCCGATTCGGTGGGCATATGGGTGAAGTATTCGGGTTATCCCGACAGCGTGGGCAGCGGCTCTACTTTCGTGGCCAAGCTCATCAAAACCGATACCACCTATAACTACCCCGCGACCTATCCCACGACCTATTACTTCGCCCTGGCCGTGCGGGATACCTCCGGGAAATGGAGTCCCTTCACTTCCGCGTCATCGGATTCGGCCACCTTGGTCGGCGTCACCATGCCCGATACCATCTATGTAGACTCCGCAACCGGTTTAGCGGCGAACAGTTGCGCGAGCGCCCAGAACCCCTCCACGCCGAAGAAGACGATCAAGGATGCGCTAGCCTGCGGGGCCAGTGCGACGGATACCCTGGTGGTGCGCGTCATGCCGGGAACTTATACCGACAGCGTCTTCTCCATCACCACCAAGCCGTCCATCGTCACTTCCTTCGACAACAATTCGCGCGCCGTGATGTTTGGCCATGGGTCCGGGACCTTGGACGGCGGGGCCCGTCTATGGACTTTGGTGCTCTATGGCAACATGGGGATCCGCAATCTGGACGTCAAATGCCTCATCAACAGCGATGTGGGGGTCTATGTCACCGGCGCGGACAATGTCTTTGTCGAAGGTTGCCGCATCTATAACACCGCCAGCAATAACAAGCACGGTGACGCAATCGAGTTGCGCGGCACGAACAACCAGCACCATATCGCCAACAATCTCATTTACCAGCCAATCTACTATGGCATCCTGACCGAGAACGACAATTCCTTCAACGTGGTGAACAACGTATTCGTGGGGTCGGGCGGCACCACCGTCGGATTCTCTCAGTTCGTCAACGCCTCCGCCACCGATGCGACCGTGTCGAACAATATCTTCTACAACTGGGGTACCGGGATCACATCCTTCTTGGCCAATATCGGCTCTTGCTCGAACAACCTGTTCTTCGGCGTGACCACGGGACAGAATACTACCACGACCACCTGTACGGGTTCGGTCACGGCGGACCCCCTTTTCGCGAACACCACGCCTACGGATCGCAACGCCTTCAAGCTCCTTCCCGGTTCGCCCGCCATCGATGCGGGCACTACGACTTACGGCTCGGGGGCGGGGGCGTGCACCCGCCGCACTCCCGCCGATTACTTCGGCACCGCCCGGCCCCTCGGGACGGCCCCCGATATCGGCCTCTACGAAGGCACCGGTTACACGCCCAATCCTTCCGGCGAATTCGACACCTTGGCCGTTACAAGCACCGCGACGACGATCACGGTACAGAATTCGAAATGGAAGCTGATCTGGGACCAGGCCCGCGGCGCCGGCATCACCCAGTTCTTCGACAAGGTCACGAGTTCGGCCAACCTGCTCGCGAGCAACAGCCTGCTTTTCGACGCCAAGATCGATTCCTACACGGCTTCATCGCAGACCACCGCCGGACCGGTCCTCTCCTTGATCGAAGGCACCCGCGCCCGGGCGGTCATACGCCAGCGCCTGCCCGTTTCCGCCTCCCTCGACCTGAACATCTATTACAGCGTCTACTCCTCCGGCCACGTGTATATCGAATCGGAACTGTCGAACCTGGCGGCTTCGACCACGACGGTGGGCACGGTCGACTACACGTTGAAACTGGGCACGACCACGGCGGCCTATACTTCGGCGGGGACAAATAACGGCTTCGGCTACCTGACCACCTCTTCGCGCGGCGCCTTGCTCTCGGTGACCCGCAACCTCGACGGGGGAGCTTCGGGGAGCGAAACCTGGGCGACTTCCACAGCCGCCTCGGGCTCGCCTGGCACCGTCCTCTTCAACACCACCGACCTGGCCAACCTGTCGCAGAACACCGTGCGCCGGCACGACTTCCTGCTCTACGTCGGCGACAATTCCCTCACCTTCGACAAGGCCGCGGCCATCAACGCCGACGCCTATACGCCCAGCACCCTTTCCATGAGCGCCGGCACCCTCATCGGCGAGCGTTCCTGGCAGGATCTCATCCAAGGGCATTGGACCTTCGACGACGGGGCGGGATCGACCGCGCGCGACAAGTCGGTGAATAACCTGAACAACGCCACCTTGGGCGGGGCCAATTACAAATGGACCACCGGCAAGGTGGGCGGGGGCGTGCTCTTCACGACCACCGATTCGGCCTACGTAGCCAGCACCAGCGTGCTGAATCCGGCCAACGGATTCACGGTGATGTTCTGGCTCAAGCCCGACTTCACCATGGGGGATACGGCGCTTATTCTCAGTAAGGGCCTCTCAAATGCCAACGGCTGGTATTGCCGCAAGGTTACCGGCGTCAACAAGGTGATCTTCACCATGGGCGCGGCCACGGTCACCAGCCCGACATTAACGGACGGAGCATGGACGCATATCGCGGTGGTGGCCGATGCGGGAAGCAATCGGCAGTTGGAGATGTACGTCAACGGGGTTCAGACCGCCGCGTCTACCGCTGCCGCTACGGCCACCAGCAATTCCGCCAACCTGGTGTTCGGCTACGCATCCGGAGCGATTGCGAATGCCAAATTCAAGGGGACCTTGGACGACGTGCGTATCTACAACCGCGAACTGCCGGGTTCGGACGTGCAATCCGTTTACGATTTCGGCTTCTCGTCGCGCTACGGCCATTACGCCCTGCGGGCCGACAACAACAACCGCGTGGTGGCCTTGATCAACGGGGGCGCGGCGCAAACGCGCGTCCAGCCGGCCTTCTACATCTCCAACTGGTTCGGGCCGCGCGACCCCAAGTACGTCTTCCTCAACGGAACCAAGCTTAAGACCAATGTCGATTACGTGGTCGATTCGATTTCCACCGCCTACTCCGGGAACTACCTGACATTGCAGTTGAACAAGATCCTGACCGGCGCCGATCAGACCTTGTTCATCGACGACGACGATTCGACCGGGTTCATGGGCACGGCCACGGCCATGAAGTCGCTGACCATCACGTCGACATCAGGCAAGATCGCCATCAAGAACTTTACCGACACCGTCTTTTCCGGCGCGTCCAGCGGGCAGTGGTATATGGAGCTCGGGTTGAAGGGATGGACCACGCCTACCGGCACGCCGTCAACCACACTCGACTCCGGCTTCGGAGAAATCATGAAATGGAAGGCCGCGGCCGTGAGCCCCAACGTGGCCGTCTCTTCGGCCTTTCAGTTGGCCGGATACTCGTACAAATCGGGTCGTGTTTTGTCATCACTGAAGCTGGATGCGACCTCTCCGGAAATGTTCGCCAGCGGCCTGGGATACTTATCGCCGGCGACCAACACCTATACCTTAGTGGACAGCTCTTCCACCCGCCTATCCCTGACCCTCAGCACCGACTCGCTCACCGGCGAGGGCACCGCGGCGGTGACCAAGCGCTTCACCTTCTACCCAACAGGACGTGTATTCGTGAGCTACCAGGTCAGGAATCAATCCATCAATTTCGACACGCCGCGGCTGGATCTCAGCGCGGGCTACGATGGAAACAATGCGACCGCATCGTGGTCGACCACCACGGCCACGGCCAATGCCCGTTGGGCTTTGCTCGGCGGAGACCTCAATTTCCACCCCATCGGCATGGCCATCCTGAGCGTCAAGAACGCCACTTCCACCTATTCGACTTCGGCGGCTTTGACGGGCGGCAGCACCTTCTACTCCCAACAGACCGGCTCCAGCGAACAGAGCGCGCTGCAATTCTACATGCCGCTCTCGCAATGGACCTCGGCCAACAAGCCGGTTACGGTCAACTACATGATGGATTTCTCCAAGAAATTCGCCGACTCGGCCACAGCCGACAGCCTCTTGAAGGACTCCCAGATCCCCGCCGTCCTCACCGCCATCACCGGCACCCGCGTCACCAACGATGCCCTCGATTTCAACGCCGACAATTTCGCCGAAGGCGACGGGGCCTACACCTATGCAGCCTCCAGCGGAATCGCCAGTTTCAGGTTCGTGAACACGGTAACCTCTTTCTATCCCGCCTTCCGCATCAGCTCGTGGACGCAGGGCACCCTGCCCGATTTCGTCGTGCTCGATAATCAGGTTTTGACTAGGGGATACCATTACAACGCTTATCTGAATACGGCCAGCAACGAAGTGGTCATGCAATTCAACAAAACCCTGGCCCCCGGCACACACGTCTTCTTCATCAGCCAGAAGTCGGGCTTGGCGGTCAAGCTCAACCGCTTCGAAGCCACCGGTGGCGATGGCGTGGATTCCCTGGCCTGGACCACGGAAAGCGAATTCGAGAATCTCGGCTTCTATGTTTGGCGCCGCTATGTCCCTTCCGGGGCCGCCGATTCCATCGTGGCCAAGGATAGCCTCGCCTACGCGGGACGGCTGGCGGCGGCCAAGGCATCTGCCGGGCCGGCCCAAGCGCCCGCAGGGAAGGCCTCGGCCGAGGGTAACGCGCCGGATACCCTGCCTTCGGCCTCGCTGAGCTCGAAGGAGCTGGCCGGCCTGGGCTATGTCCGCATCACGCCTAAGCCCATTCCCGGGGCCCAAGGCGGATCTTCGGCGAGCACGCGGGACTACGTCTTCCTGGACCGGACGGCGACGTTCGGGAGCGCGTACCAGTACCTTCTGGAAGCGGTGGACTTCAACGGCGGGAGCGTCTTCTACGGCCCGCGCGCCGGGCGCCCCGGCAATCCGTTCACCACCGAGCTCTTGCCCAACTACCCGAATCCCTTCAATCCCATCACCACCTTACGCTTCTCCCTACGCGAGAAGCTGAAGGTGAGCCTCATCATCTACGATTCCCGCGGCCGCGTGGTGCGGACCTTGGTGCGGCCCGATAAGGCTTTGGCGGCTGGCAAGTACAGCGTCATGTGGGATGCCCGCAACGAGGGCGGCATCGAAGCGCCTTCGGGCCAGTACTTCTACCGCTTCACGGCGGGGCGCTACGTGAAGTCGCGCAAGATGCTGCTGATCAAATAG